In candidate division WOR-3 bacterium, one DNA window encodes the following:
- a CDS encoding PEGA domain-containing protein gives MLSITIVLLLVSGQTPTDSGYISVYSSLPGISVWLGGDYIGRTPIASHAVKPGSYNLTIASNDSLDVLYARFRSGRLGQKLSSLWSLASIDAGTFQLDVKPGTNVEVFIDYGKVLAAPCRAKWLTGLGVGGFFLASVGIGMLIGHLAF, from the coding sequence ATGCTCTCTATAACTATCGTTCTCTTGCTTGTATCTGGCCAGACTCCGACCGATTCCGGGTACATCTCGGTCTACTCCAGTCTGCCTGGCATTTCGGTCTGGCTCGGTGGAGATTACATCGGCCGAACTCCCATAGCGTCCCATGCCGTCAAGCCAGGGTCGTACAACCTGACCATCGCCTCCAACGACAGTCTGGATGTTCTCTATGCCCGATTCCGCTCCGGACGTCTCGGCCAGAAACTGTCATCCCTGTGGTCCCTAGCCTCGATTGACGCGGGCACGTTCCAGCTCGACGTGAAGCCCGGAACCAATGTCGAAGTTTTCATTGACTATGGTAAGGTGCTTGCCGCGCCCTGTCGGGCCAAGTGGCTGACCGGGCTTGGTGTCGGCGGGTTCTTCTTGGCAAGTGTCGGTATTGGAATGCTCATCGGCCACCTCGCATTTTAG
- the amrS gene encoding AmmeMemoRadiSam system radical SAM enzyme, whose translation MSPSLWSTAKVIFLTLAAGMMLGLGPASPPKRLPLVREAEFYEKLDRKLVRCRLCPRYCTIAPGQRGVCRVRENKDGKLYSVVYGRPCTIGKEPIEKAPFFHFLPGSSRIVLATAGCNQMCKYCQNWEISQSSPEDLPNYDLPPESIVAIAKRENAPIVCFTFSEPIVFYEYMADIAQLCRKSGIRTAVVTGGYINPQPLSKLCSLVDAIKIDLKGFTDDFYRDVCSSSLEPVLEACKIVARSPGIRRPVHLELVNLVVPALNDDTAGLRKMCSWIRDSLGDTVPVHFTRFTPNYKLANSPPTPIATLERAAIIAKAAGIKYVYVGNVPGHWLENTYCPKCGKLLIKRQSYAVTENNIKNNCCRFCKTRIPGVWQ comes from the coding sequence GTGTCCCCAAGTCTGTGGTCAACGGCAAAGGTCATTTTTCTCACATTGGCCGCCGGCATGATGCTCGGACTCGGCCCGGCGTCGCCCCCAAAGCGCCTCCCACTTGTGCGCGAAGCAGAGTTCTACGAGAAACTCGACCGCAAGCTGGTTCGGTGTCGGCTCTGCCCACGGTATTGCACCATCGCACCAGGCCAGCGGGGCGTGTGCCGGGTGCGCGAGAACAAAGATGGCAAGCTTTACTCTGTCGTATACGGCCGACCATGCACGATTGGCAAGGAACCGATTGAGAAGGCTCCTTTCTTCCATTTCCTGCCAGGTTCCAGCCGCATCGTGCTTGCCACTGCGGGGTGTAACCAGATGTGCAAGTACTGCCAGAACTGGGAAATCTCGCAGTCTTCGCCCGAAGACCTACCAAACTACGACCTGCCACCCGAAAGCATCGTCGCCATCGCCAAACGCGAGAATGCGCCCATCGTCTGCTTTACATTTTCCGAACCGATAGTTTTTTACGAATACATGGCCGACATCGCGCAGCTTTGCCGCAAGAGTGGAATACGGACCGCAGTCGTCACCGGCGGCTATATCAATCCCCAACCGCTCAGCAAGCTTTGCTCTCTGGTTGATGCCATCAAGATTGACCTCAAGGGTTTTACCGACGACTTCTACCGCGACGTCTGCAGCTCCAGTCTTGAACCCGTGCTTGAAGCCTGCAAAATTGTCGCCCGTAGTCCGGGTATCAGACGGCCGGTTCACCTTGAACTCGTGAACCTTGTAGTACCGGCTTTGAATGACGATACCGCGGGCCTGAGGAAAATGTGTTCTTGGATTCGCGACAGTCTGGGCGACACTGTACCAGTTCACTTCACCCGCTTCACTCCGAACTACAAACTCGCCAACTCACCGCCCACCCCGATCGCAACGCTCGAGCGGGCCGCAATAATCGCCAAAGCCGCAGGCATCAAGTACGTTTACGTTGGCAACGTACCCGGACACTGGTTGGAGAATACTTACTGCCCCAAGTGCGGCAAGTTACTCATCAAGCGTCAGAGTTACGCCGTGACCGAAAACAACATCAAGAACAACTGCTGCCGCTTCTGTAAGACAAGGATTCCCGGAGTTTGGCAATGA